A portion of the Corynebacterium ammoniagenes DSM 20306 genome contains these proteins:
- a CDS encoding Tex family protein, whose protein sequence is MIAATIAQEIGVRPDQVETALKLLAEGNTVPFIARYRKEVTGGLDDTQLRTIETRATYLKELEERKQTILDAIEEQGKLDDALRREILECTTKARLEDLYLPYKKRRKTKADIAREAGLEPLLEELIDKPSADPNELAKAYLTEGFEDEKKALDGARAIIVDRCALDADLVGQVREEMFSTGTMEASVVAGKETEGAKFKDYFEFSEPFDSLPSHRILALLRGESEGILQLNLNAGDDDIYENMIATRFELDRTSKWLSQAVRWGWRTKLYISAGLDVRMRLKEIAEEGALKVFATNLRDVLLAAPAGQRATLGLDPGYRNGVKCAVVDPTGKVLDTSIVYPHQPQNQWSQAVQTLSTLCATHGVELLAVGNGTASRESEKLAVEVADLVARAGGKRPTSVVVSESGASVYSASQLAADEFPNMDVSLRGAVSIARRLQDPLAELVKIDPKAIGVGQYQHDVNQAALARTLDGVVEDAVNGVGVDINTASGPLLERVAGVNATLADNIVAYRNDNGLFTTRKELKKVPRLGPKAYEQSAGFLRISGGKDPLDSSAVHPEAYPVVHKIASATGLTIDELIGNTRVLGGLNPADFADDTFGIPTVSDIISELDKPGRDPRPEFKTATFKEGVEKISDLVPGMVLEGTVTNVAAFGAFVDVGVHQDGLVHISAMSNKFVSDPHEVVRSGEVVRVKVLEVDVPRKRISLTLRLEDEAQAKKPEKVSKPRKQPRTRQKPAPRGSMADALKNAGF, encoded by the coding sequence ATGATTGCAGCGACTATCGCACAAGAAATTGGGGTTCGCCCAGATCAGGTAGAAACCGCCCTGAAGCTTTTGGCGGAAGGAAATACGGTGCCGTTTATTGCCCGGTACCGCAAGGAGGTTACTGGGGGATTAGATGATACCCAGTTGCGGACCATCGAAACCCGCGCTACCTATCTCAAAGAACTAGAAGAACGCAAGCAAACAATCCTCGACGCGATTGAAGAGCAGGGAAAGCTTGACGATGCCCTGCGTCGTGAAATCCTCGAGTGCACAACCAAGGCACGCTTGGAAGACTTGTACTTGCCGTATAAGAAGCGGCGCAAAACCAAGGCCGATATTGCGCGTGAAGCAGGCCTGGAACCGTTGCTCGAGGAGCTCATCGACAAGCCCAGCGCTGACCCGAATGAACTTGCCAAGGCCTACCTGACCGAAGGCTTTGAAGACGAAAAGAAAGCCTTGGACGGCGCGCGGGCGATCATCGTGGATCGTTGTGCGCTGGATGCCGATTTGGTGGGGCAGGTGCGTGAGGAGATGTTTAGCACCGGCACCATGGAAGCAAGCGTTGTCGCTGGAAAAGAGACCGAAGGCGCGAAATTCAAGGACTACTTTGAATTTTCCGAACCTTTTGACTCGTTGCCCTCCCACCGCATCCTGGCGCTGCTACGCGGTGAATCCGAAGGCATTTTGCAGCTCAACCTCAACGCTGGCGACGATGATATTTACGAAAATATGATTGCCACTCGCTTTGAGCTGGATCGCACCTCAAAGTGGTTGTCGCAGGCCGTGCGCTGGGGCTGGCGGACCAAACTCTACATCTCAGCAGGTCTTGATGTGCGCATGCGGTTGAAAGAAATCGCCGAAGAAGGTGCGCTGAAAGTCTTTGCTACCAACCTGCGCGATGTTTTGCTTGCCGCACCAGCTGGTCAGCGCGCCACGCTGGGCTTGGACCCGGGATATCGCAACGGCGTCAAATGCGCGGTGGTTGACCCGACCGGCAAGGTGCTAGATACCAGCATTGTCTACCCACACCAGCCCCAAAACCAGTGGAGCCAGGCAGTACAAACCTTGTCCACCTTGTGCGCCACCCATGGTGTGGAATTGCTGGCCGTGGGCAACGGCACCGCCTCCCGCGAATCTGAAAAGCTGGCCGTCGAAGTCGCCGACCTTGTGGCACGAGCAGGCGGTAAGCGCCCAACCTCCGTGGTGGTGTCTGAATCCGGCGCTTCGGTCTATTCCGCATCGCAACTAGCCGCTGATGAGTTCCCGAACATGGACGTCTCGTTGCGTGGTGCGGTATCTATTGCGCGCCGCTTGCAGGATCCCTTGGCAGAGTTGGTCAAGATTGATCCGAAGGCCATTGGCGTTGGCCAATACCAACACGATGTCAACCAGGCAGCGCTCGCGCGCACCCTTGATGGTGTGGTCGAAGATGCCGTCAACGGCGTTGGCGTCGATATCAATACTGCCTCCGGCCCGCTGCTGGAGCGCGTGGCGGGTGTTAATGCCACCCTGGCGGATAATATCGTGGCTTACCGCAATGACAATGGGCTTTTTACCACGCGCAAAGAACTGAAAAAGGTTCCACGCCTGGGACCGAAAGCTTATGAGCAATCAGCCGGCTTCCTGCGCATTAGCGGTGGCAAAGACCCACTCGATAGCTCCGCTGTGCACCCTGAGGCTTACCCGGTAGTACACAAGATTGCCTCCGCGACCGGACTAACTATCGATGAGCTTATTGGCAATACTCGTGTATTGGGTGGCCTGAACCCAGCCGATTTTGCGGATGACACCTTCGGTATCCCAACGGTTAGCGATATCATCTCGGAGCTTGATAAACCTGGCCGCGACCCACGCCCGGAATTTAAGACAGCGACCTTTAAAGAAGGCGTGGAAAAGATTTCCGACCTGGTCCCCGGCATGGTGCTGGAAGGCACCGTCACCAACGTAGCTGCGTTCGGTGCTTTCGTGGATGTGGGCGTGCACCAAGACGGTCTCGTGCATATCTCAGCGATGAGCAATAAGTTCGTTTCAGACCCGCATGAGGTCGTGCGCTCCGGGGAAGTGGTCCGGGTCAAGGTCTTAGAAGTTGATGTTCCCCGCAAGCGCATCTCGTTGACCCTGCGCCTGGAAGATGAGGCGCAGGCGAAGAAACCTGAGAAAGTATCGAAGCCTCGCAAGCAGCCGCGCACCAGGCAAAAGCCCGCGCCACGTGGTTCGATGGCGGATGCTTTGAAGAATGCTGGGTTCTAA
- the rplS gene encoding 50S ribosomal protein L19 yields the protein MSNILDKINAASLRDDIPAFRPGDTLDVEVKVIEGNNQRTQLFKGVCIRRQGAGVSETFTVRKVSFGIGVERTFPVHSPNLESITIARRGRVRRAKLYYLRDLRGKKARIKERR from the coding sequence ATGAGCAACATTCTCGATAAGATCAATGCAGCATCGCTGCGCGATGATATCCCAGCGTTTCGCCCAGGCGACACCTTGGACGTTGAGGTCAAGGTTATTGAAGGTAATAACCAGCGTACCCAGCTCTTCAAGGGTGTCTGCATCCGCCGTCAGGGCGCTGGCGTCAGCGAGACCTTCACCGTACGTAAGGTTTCCTTCGGCATCGGCGTAGAGCGTACTTTCCCAGTACACTCTCCAAACCTGGAGTCCATCACCATTGCTCGTCGTGGACGCGTTCGTCGTGCGAAGCTGTACTACCTGCGTGACCTGCGCGGTAAGAAGGCTCGTATTAAGGAGCGCCGCTAA
- a CDS encoding amidase, with the protein MSDNSLLKKTATEVGALIHDGTVTSVELTQALLKHARSLNEQVNAYISFREEQALADAKKADEEIAAGKIRGPLHGVPMAIKDNIYIGGEVSTMASKIHQDFVSDDDASVVARMKEAGIVLTGKLNMHEYAWGIDNNSPHFGPVHNPWDLDKVPGGSSGGSGAAVASDMSFSTLGTDTAGSIRIPSAACGLVGLKPTHGLVAKYGCFPLAWTLDHIGPMSKSVDDAAALLQVIAGFDERDPTSVKVEVGNYQDALRGDPSKLVIGVEEDYFFKDVDSDIEKRVRDQIQALADQGATVKTVSIPSLAYSEWAELATSLSEASAIHHNDLINRADDFGDDIRFLFELGEVFSSVDYLQAQQVRRQIKQDFAKALEEVDVIIAPTLPVMPPTIGSPVADLNGTDVDLIDHFIRFTGPSNLTGLPALSMPVGLKDGLPIGLQIIGRAFDEETVLNVGSIIEAGNPMDGKRAPTGA; encoded by the coding sequence ATGTCGGATAATTCCCTGCTCAAAAAGACAGCCACCGAAGTAGGCGCACTCATTCACGACGGCACGGTCACGTCCGTGGAGTTGACTCAAGCGTTGTTGAAGCACGCTCGCTCTTTGAATGAGCAGGTCAATGCCTACATCAGCTTCCGCGAGGAACAAGCACTGGCTGATGCGAAAAAGGCCGATGAGGAAATCGCCGCTGGCAAAATCCGCGGCCCCTTGCACGGGGTTCCCATGGCCATCAAGGACAATATCTACATCGGCGGCGAAGTCTCCACCATGGCTTCAAAGATTCACCAGGACTTCGTCTCCGACGACGATGCCAGCGTGGTGGCGCGGATGAAAGAAGCCGGAATCGTGCTCACCGGCAAACTCAACATGCATGAGTATGCGTGGGGCATTGACAACAACAGCCCGCACTTCGGCCCGGTCCATAACCCCTGGGACCTGGACAAGGTACCCGGTGGCTCCTCGGGTGGATCCGGTGCGGCGGTAGCGTCTGATATGTCCTTCTCCACACTCGGCACAGACACCGCGGGGTCTATTCGAATCCCGTCAGCCGCTTGCGGGCTCGTAGGTCTCAAACCCACTCATGGACTCGTGGCCAAGTATGGCTGCTTCCCACTGGCGTGGACCTTGGACCATATCGGGCCGATGTCCAAGAGCGTCGATGATGCGGCAGCACTGCTGCAAGTCATTGCCGGCTTCGATGAACGCGACCCCACCTCCGTCAAGGTTGAGGTGGGCAACTACCAAGACGCGTTGCGCGGAGATCCCAGCAAACTGGTTATTGGAGTTGAAGAAGATTACTTCTTCAAGGACGTTGATTCTGACATCGAAAAGCGCGTCCGCGACCAAATCCAAGCATTGGCGGATCAAGGCGCCACCGTGAAGACGGTGTCGATTCCTTCGCTGGCGTATTCGGAATGGGCGGAGCTTGCCACAAGCTTGTCAGAGGCATCGGCTATCCACCACAATGATCTCATCAACCGTGCTGATGATTTCGGCGATGATATTCGCTTCCTCTTTGAGCTGGGAGAGGTCTTCTCTTCTGTTGATTATCTCCAAGCCCAACAAGTCCGCCGCCAGATCAAGCAGGACTTTGCAAAGGCCCTAGAAGAAGTCGATGTCATCATCGCGCCGACCTTACCGGTCATGCCACCGACAATTGGTTCCCCGGTCGCAGACCTCAACGGCACCGACGTGGATCTCATCGATCACTTCATCAGGTTTACCGGCCCCAGCAACCTCACCGGGTTGCCTGCCCTGTCGATGCCCGTAGGGCTAAAGGACGGGCTTCCCATCGGGCTGCAAATCATTGGCCGTGCCTTTGATGAAGAAACCGTGCTCAATGTCGGATCGATCATTGAGGCTGGCAATCCAATGGACGGCAAACGCGCACCCACTGGTGCATAA
- a CDS encoding ABC transporter ATP-binding protein yields MSESSHSFRTLLSMLGHHKAALSGAIVFSILGSLMGLAQPMLINQIIEKIGQPMGALIAVLIGLLVLSSVASGLEWFLLTRTAEAAVFATRRDLVSHLLRLPITTYDKHRTGDLVTRVGSDTTLVRTAFTGGLVQAVSSVLTIVGSVVLMALIDVMMLLVVLSVITLTMIAVIFASRLMQKYTKRAQEAVGELGAGMDKSLVAVRTVRASRAEERVEKELHSSAGRAFREGVKMAKVGALLNPVSGLALQGSFLIVLGIGGARVATGSISVGDLVSFVLYMFMASMPLGTIFSAITTVRQAMGAIDRINNVLDEPLEDATGKDAVKSSAIAFDSVSFSYDGKTPVLDDISFRVQPGTKTALVGPSGGGKSTTLALMERFYDPTSGTIYLGDQDMSTLSRESVRSMVGYVEQEAAILAGTVRENLKLANFSATDEQCWQALDQVNLRDRFADAEGLDTVLGDRGVSLSGGQRQRLALARMLLMDSPILVLDEPTSAVDSQNEQLILDAIAAAGADKTVIIVAHRLSTVTDADQILVIDKCQVQARGRHEELLETSDLYRELASRQLLA; encoded by the coding sequence GTGTCAGAATCTTCTCATTCATTCCGCACCCTGCTATCTATGCTGGGGCATCATAAGGCGGCTTTAAGTGGCGCCATAGTCTTTTCCATCTTGGGCTCGTTAATGGGCCTTGCGCAGCCGATGCTCATCAATCAGATCATTGAAAAAATCGGCCAACCCATGGGCGCGTTGATTGCCGTGCTTATCGGCTTGCTGGTGCTATCGTCCGTCGCCAGTGGCTTGGAGTGGTTCCTGTTAACCCGTACCGCCGAAGCAGCCGTCTTTGCTACTCGCCGGGACCTTGTCTCTCACCTGTTGCGCTTGCCTATTACCACCTATGACAAACACCGCACCGGTGATCTAGTCACCCGCGTCGGTTCAGATACCACGTTGGTGCGCACCGCTTTTACCGGCGGGCTGGTCCAAGCGGTATCTTCCGTGCTCACAATCGTCGGCTCCGTGGTGCTCATGGCGCTTATCGATGTCATGATGTTGCTGGTGGTGCTCTCCGTCATCACGTTGACCATGATCGCAGTTATCTTCGCCTCCCGCTTGATGCAGAAATACACCAAGCGTGCCCAAGAAGCCGTCGGTGAATTAGGCGCCGGAATGGATAAATCACTGGTGGCAGTTCGTACCGTGCGTGCATCTCGGGCAGAAGAACGCGTAGAAAAAGAGCTCCACTCCTCTGCCGGTCGAGCCTTCCGCGAGGGTGTGAAAATGGCCAAGGTCGGAGCATTGCTCAACCCAGTCTCTGGGCTCGCGTTGCAAGGCTCGTTTCTCATCGTGCTCGGTATCGGCGGCGCTCGCGTGGCCACGGGCAGTATTTCCGTCGGCGACTTGGTTTCATTCGTGCTGTATATGTTTATGGCCTCGATGCCCCTGGGAACAATCTTCAGCGCGATTACCACCGTCCGCCAAGCCATGGGTGCCATCGACCGCATCAACAACGTTTTAGATGAACCTTTGGAAGATGCCACCGGCAAAGACGCTGTTAAGTCTTCGGCGATTGCCTTTGATTCCGTGTCCTTTTCCTATGACGGCAAGACACCAGTGCTTGACGATATCTCCTTTAGAGTCCAGCCCGGCACCAAGACCGCTTTGGTCGGTCCTTCCGGTGGCGGCAAGTCCACGACATTAGCGCTCATGGAACGCTTCTATGACCCGACTTCCGGCACGATTTATCTGGGAGATCAGGATATGTCGACGCTCTCGCGTGAATCTGTGCGTTCCATGGTGGGATACGTGGAACAAGAAGCTGCCATCCTGGCGGGTACCGTGCGAGAAAACCTCAAGCTTGCGAATTTCTCCGCCACCGACGAGCAATGCTGGCAGGCCTTAGACCAAGTCAATCTCCGCGACCGATTCGCAGACGCTGAAGGCTTGGATACCGTGTTGGGTGATCGGGGCGTGTCTTTATCGGGCGGTCAACGCCAGCGCCTTGCCTTAGCGCGCATGCTGCTGATGGATTCACCCATTTTGGTCCTCGATGAACCAACTTCCGCGGTCGATTCGCAAAACGAGCAACTTATCTTGGATGCGATTGCCGCAGCAGGTGCGGATAAGACCGTCATCATCGTGGCGCACCGATTGTCCACGGTGACTGATGCGGATCAGATTTTGGTCATCGATAAGTGCCAAGTCCAAGCACGCGGCCGACACGAAGAATTATTGGAAACCTCCGATCTCTACCGCGAGCTTGCCTCGCGCCAACTCCTCGCCTAA
- the lepB gene encoding signal peptidase I has translation MKDNSAESDKKQLPWIVETLLIVAVVLAVVGLLQAFVGRQYVIPSSSMEPTLHGCEGCTNDRILTEKISYYGSDPEPGDVIVFEGTPSWNAGWESPRSDNSVLAAIQEGLSYVSLAPPNENNLVKRVVATGGQTVECQEGDPAVMVDGEPIDQSYVLSPPTYPIDPTTGSEACGGQYFGPITVPDENVFVMGDNRTNSADSRAHSFDEYQGTIPLDNVRGKVALVFYPFSRIGGVDDPEIQG, from the coding sequence GTGAAAGACAATAGCGCTGAGAGCGACAAGAAGCAGTTGCCATGGATAGTTGAAACCCTCCTGATCGTGGCGGTGGTTTTAGCGGTTGTTGGCCTCCTTCAGGCGTTTGTTGGTCGTCAGTACGTCATTCCTTCCTCCTCGATGGAGCCGACGCTGCATGGTTGTGAGGGCTGCACCAATGACCGCATTTTGACGGAGAAGATCAGCTACTACGGCTCGGATCCTGAACCTGGCGATGTCATCGTGTTTGAAGGAACACCATCGTGGAATGCGGGATGGGAATCTCCCCGTTCCGATAACAGCGTGCTGGCAGCTATCCAAGAAGGTTTGAGCTATGTCTCGCTCGCCCCGCCGAATGAGAACAACTTGGTCAAGCGCGTCGTAGCAACCGGTGGACAAACCGTCGAATGCCAAGAAGGCGACCCGGCAGTCATGGTGGATGGCGAACCGATTGATCAGTCGTATGTCTTAAGCCCTCCGACCTATCCCATCGATCCGACCACTGGCTCGGAAGCTTGTGGTGGACAATACTTCGGGCCGATTACCGTGCCTGATGAAAATGTTTTCGTGATGGGCGATAACCGCACCAATTCGGCGGATTCACGGGCGCACTCTTTTGATGAGTATCAGGGCACGATCCCTTTGGACAATGTTCGCGGCAAGGTAGCCTTGGTCTTTTACCCATTCAGCCGTATCGGTGGAGTCGATGACCCAGAAATCCAAGGCTAG
- the lepB gene encoding signal peptidase I yields MTQKSKASSEPPQSSWGLLWEAFLIIVLAFVLLIGTQAFVGRPYVIPSASMEPTLHGCEGCTNDRIFVEKLSYYFSDPDPGDVVVFEGPDAWNVGFSVDRSSNVMVRGMQNLVAAAGLRPNTKNILVKRVIATEGDTVQCLEDDPGVMVNGAETNDSFVKYPPDMEVSPQTGSAACGGEYFGPLTVPEDSLFVMGDNRTNSLDSRYHLGDKLQGTIPVSNVKGRVRAVFYPRFHSVPSETV; encoded by the coding sequence ATGACCCAGAAATCCAAGGCTAGTTCTGAGCCACCACAAAGCAGCTGGGGACTGTTGTGGGAAGCCTTCCTCATCATTGTCCTAGCGTTTGTCTTGCTCATTGGCACCCAAGCGTTTGTCGGCCGGCCTTATGTCATTCCTTCTGCGTCGATGGAGCCGACCTTGCACGGTTGTGAGGGCTGTACCAATGACCGCATCTTCGTCGAAAAGCTCAGCTACTATTTCTCCGATCCGGACCCAGGTGACGTGGTGGTCTTTGAAGGCCCAGATGCGTGGAATGTCGGTTTTAGCGTGGACCGTTCCTCTAATGTCATGGTGCGCGGGATGCAAAACCTCGTCGCTGCCGCAGGACTGCGGCCTAATACCAAAAATATTTTGGTCAAACGCGTCATCGCCACCGAAGGCGATACCGTGCAGTGCCTAGAAGATGACCCTGGCGTGATGGTCAATGGCGCAGAGACCAATGACTCTTTTGTTAAATACCCACCAGATATGGAAGTAAGCCCGCAAACCGGCTCGGCAGCCTGCGGTGGGGAATACTTTGGTCCTCTCACGGTGCCCGAAGATAGCCTTTTTGTCATGGGCGATAACCGCACCAATTCTTTGGATTCGCGGTATCACCTAGGCGATAAGCTTCAAGGAACCATTCCGGTTTCCAACGTGAAAGGGCGCGTGCGCGCGGTATTTTATCCGAGATTCCACTCTGTACCTTCGGAGACGGTTTAG
- a CDS encoding ribonuclease HII — MRKLVQKRTYEVALSKAGLGPVAGVDEAGRGACAGPITIAACILPEKIIPSLATLTDSKKLSAKQREELFPAIQRNALAYSIVHIDPGDIDKHGIQHANVSGMRRAVARLEVRPRYILTDALKVSGFTAPYLPVVGGDFAIRCIAAASVLAKVSRDHIMEELEEKYPGYGLGKHKGYGTAVHTEAIKTLGATAIHRMSYSNVAHAHLEFEMTKVNPSIVEGEK; from the coding sequence GTGCGCAAGCTGGTCCAAAAGCGCACCTATGAAGTAGCGCTGTCCAAAGCTGGCTTGGGCCCGGTGGCAGGGGTTGATGAAGCAGGCCGCGGTGCGTGCGCAGGTCCGATCACCATTGCTGCGTGTATTTTGCCGGAGAAAATCATTCCGAGCCTGGCTACTTTAACCGATAGTAAAAAGTTGTCTGCCAAGCAGCGTGAAGAGCTTTTCCCAGCCATTCAACGCAACGCTTTGGCTTATTCCATCGTGCACATTGACCCCGGGGACATCGATAAGCACGGCATTCAGCACGCCAATGTCTCCGGCATGCGCCGCGCAGTGGCACGCCTGGAGGTGCGCCCGCGTTATATCCTCACTGATGCGTTAAAAGTCTCCGGGTTTACCGCGCCGTACTTGCCGGTGGTCGGGGGCGATTTCGCTATTCGATGCATCGCTGCCGCCTCCGTGCTTGCGAAAGTCTCCCGGGATCACATCATGGAAGAACTCGAGGAAAAGTACCCTGGCTATGGATTGGGCAAGCACAAAGGATATGGCACCGCGGTGCATACAGAAGCGATTAAGACACTGGGAGCAACTGCGATTCATCGGATGAGTTATTCCAACGTGGCGCACGCGCATTTGGAGTTCGAAATGACTAAAGTAAACCCCAGCATCGTCGAAGGAGAAAAATAG
- a CDS encoding DUF2469 domain-containing protein: MSAEELENYEAEVELSLYREYRDVVSQFSYVVETERRFYLANAVKLIPHTNGPDVYYEVRMSDAWVWDMYRSARFVRYVRVITYKDVNIEELDKPEYILPE, encoded by the coding sequence GTGAGCGCTGAAGAACTGGAAAACTACGAGGCAGAAGTTGAGCTGTCCCTCTACCGCGAATACCGCGACGTGGTTAGCCAGTTTTCCTATGTCGTGGAAACCGAGCGCCGCTTCTACCTCGCTAACGCCGTCAAACTCATCCCGCATACCAACGGCCCGGATGTGTACTACGAAGTGCGTATGTCAGATGCCTGGGTGTGGGATATGTATAGGTCTGCGCGATTTGTTCGCTATGTGCGCGTGATTACCTATAAGGATGTCAACATCGAAGAACTCGACAAACCAGAGTATATTTTGCCTGAGTAA
- a CDS encoding YraN family protein produces MINKTTRKSALGKRGERFAADYYRSRGAEVIAANVNYAVGEIDLIVRENNVFVFVEVKTRTTAAYGIAEAVTPRKMARMRKAAVQWLNGRPLSEVRFDVIALQVKGMSFELEHFEAVS; encoded by the coding sequence ATGATTAATAAAACCACCAGAAAATCAGCCTTAGGAAAACGCGGGGAACGATTCGCCGCCGATTATTATCGCTCGCGCGGGGCGGAAGTCATTGCCGCGAATGTGAATTACGCAGTGGGCGAAATTGACCTCATTGTCCGCGAAAACAACGTCTTTGTCTTCGTGGAAGTCAAGACTCGGACCACCGCTGCCTATGGAATTGCTGAAGCCGTCACTCCACGCAAAATGGCGCGCATGCGAAAAGCTGCGGTGCAGTGGCTTAATGGCCGGCCCTTGTCGGAAGTCCGCTTTGATGTCATCGCATTGCAAGTTAAGGGCATGTCCTTTGAGCTCGAACATTTCGAAGCGGTGAGCTAG
- a CDS encoding YifB family Mg chelatase-like AAA ATPase has product MALASCKTFALEGVIAHIVDIEANIGPGLPGIHVVGRTDTAISESRQRIKTAIINSKLSWPKTKIVVSLSPASLPKSGSHFDLPLAVAILLAGMQAQDEQLAADGYATWGTESFAEKIANTLFLGELGLDGSIRPVPGLLSATVAAHKQGFRTLVIPPGNAAEAQLVKDVRVLIAHNLREVFDWLRGTAVLKTPSHEPPPPRQQLMDFAEIAGQHEAKFAVEVAAAGGHHLMMIGPPGSGKSMLAARIPSILPELSTAQSVESTAIHSLAGAMGNVIAHAPFISPHASLSRPALLGGGYGNPRPGAVSLAHNGVLFLDEASEISPAVLDGLRAPLEDGEVRLARAQREITYPARFQLVMAANPCRCAAEDPSKCVCRSTARQDYLRNISGPLRDRLDIVLELSSQQALLHTTDEESSATIAARVTLARERAAYRWKTHGLSVVHNAAMPSTYLRRHCAADETAMALVSAYLAEGQLSQRGVDRCLKLAWTLCDLEGEDSPGLDHIAQALSLRGEGF; this is encoded by the coding sequence GTGGCTTTAGCATCATGTAAGACCTTCGCTTTAGAAGGCGTCATCGCGCACATCGTAGACATTGAAGCGAATATCGGGCCCGGACTGCCGGGTATCCACGTGGTGGGGCGAACCGATACCGCCATTAGTGAATCCCGTCAGCGCATTAAGACCGCCATTATCAATTCCAAATTATCGTGGCCGAAAACCAAGATCGTGGTCTCGCTTTCTCCCGCATCTTTGCCAAAGTCTGGCTCGCATTTTGACCTCCCCTTGGCCGTGGCCATCTTATTGGCCGGCATGCAGGCTCAAGATGAGCAATTAGCTGCCGATGGCTATGCCACCTGGGGTACTGAATCCTTTGCAGAGAAAATCGCCAACACGCTTTTTCTTGGAGAGCTCGGACTCGATGGCAGTATTCGTCCAGTGCCAGGGCTGTTATCGGCCACGGTGGCAGCCCATAAACAAGGCTTTCGCACGCTAGTTATTCCACCTGGAAATGCCGCTGAGGCACAACTTGTCAAAGACGTCCGGGTTCTTATCGCGCACAACCTACGTGAAGTATTTGACTGGCTGCGCGGCACGGCGGTTCTTAAAACTCCGTCCCATGAGCCGCCACCTCCGCGCCAGCAGCTTATGGACTTCGCAGAAATCGCGGGCCAGCACGAAGCGAAATTTGCCGTAGAAGTAGCAGCCGCCGGCGGGCACCATTTGATGATGATCGGCCCGCCCGGCTCCGGAAAATCCATGCTTGCCGCGCGCATCCCGTCCATCCTGCCGGAGCTGAGCACGGCGCAATCTGTGGAATCCACGGCTATTCATTCCCTTGCTGGGGCGATGGGCAATGTCATCGCACATGCGCCGTTTATCTCCCCGCATGCCTCGCTGTCACGTCCAGCACTACTTGGCGGTGGTTATGGCAACCCACGCCCCGGGGCAGTAAGTCTTGCGCACAATGGGGTGTTGTTTTTAGATGAAGCCAGTGAAATCTCCCCAGCTGTTCTCGATGGCCTGCGCGCACCTTTAGAAGACGGCGAAGTCCGCCTTGCCCGTGCCCAACGAGAAATTACCTACCCCGCTAGATTTCAGTTGGTCATGGCCGCTAACCCTTGCCGGTGTGCTGCCGAAGATCCCTCCAAGTGCGTGTGCCGGTCTACCGCGCGACAAGACTACTTGCGCAATATCTCCGGCCCATTGCGCGACCGCTTGGATATCGTGTTGGAATTGTCCAGCCAACAAGCGCTATTGCACACCACGGATGAAGAATCGTCCGCAACCATTGCCGCCCGTGTGACCCTTGCTCGCGAAAGAGCGGCCTATCGCTGGAAAACTCACGGGTTATCAGTAGTCCACAATGCGGCCATGCCGTCGACATATCTTCGCCGACACTGCGCGGCCGATGAAACCGCGATGGCACTAGTCAGCGCTTATCTCGCCGAAGGGCAACTATCTCAACGCGGAGTAGACCGCTGCCTGAAACTGGCGTGGACCTTGTGCGACTTAGAGGGCGAAGACTCCCCAGGTTTGGACCACATTGCACAAGCCTTGAGTCTGCGCGGGGAGGGGTTTTAG